A single window of Maribacter algicola DNA harbors:
- a CDS encoding response regulator: protein MRKIRCIGIVDDDPITVFGIRKMLNQVVECECIEAYKNGKIAYEALNKKFMDNEDIPQVLFLDINMPIMDGWQFLEEFLKLPIKKRIRINIVTSSIDPFDKKKWEFYKNKTHHLVTFNNKPINKQDIAEITKVA, encoded by the coding sequence ATGAGGAAAATTAGATGTATCGGGATAGTAGATGATGATCCAATAACCGTTTTTGGTATACGGAAAATGCTGAACCAGGTAGTGGAGTGTGAGTGTATTGAGGCCTATAAAAACGGTAAGATAGCCTATGAGGCCCTTAATAAAAAGTTTATGGACAATGAGGACATACCCCAGGTACTTTTCTTGGATATCAATATGCCCATAATGGACGGGTGGCAGTTTTTGGAGGAGTTCCTTAAACTTCCCATAAAAAAGAGGATACGAATTAATATAGTAACCTCGTCCATAGATCCTTTCGATAAAAAAAAGTGGGAGTTTTATAAAAATAAGACACACCATTTGGTAACTTTCAACAATAAACCTATCAACAAACAGGATATCGCAGAAATAACCAAGGTTGCCTAA
- a CDS encoding PASTA domain-containing protein yields MRNFFRFLKSKTFLIQIGLAVVVLTVLIFLVFRWLNSSTNHGEFVEVPDFSKLSVMEMRQKVENAGLRYEVVDSANYNPEYPRFSIIEQNPSAGTKVKTNRKIYFTVNPSGYKKVTVPKIIQVTKRNASSMLKAVGLDVQKVTYIDQLGKDMVYYTKYKGKDIKPGDKLPKTSKIELICGNGNVPGGAIIQEDFE; encoded by the coding sequence ATGAGAAATTTTTTTAGGTTTTTAAAGAGTAAAACTTTCCTGATACAAATTGGTCTGGCCGTAGTGGTTTTAACGGTATTGATTTTCTTGGTCTTCAGGTGGTTGAACAGCTCCACCAATCATGGCGAGTTTGTTGAGGTACCGGACTTTTCCAAACTTTCAGTAATGGAAATGCGACAAAAGGTTGAAAACGCTGGACTTCGTTATGAAGTGGTGGATTCCGCAAATTACAATCCGGAGTACCCAAGATTTTCAATAATAGAACAGAATCCGTCCGCTGGCACGAAAGTTAAGACCAATAGGAAGATTTACTTTACGGTAAACCCGTCCGGGTATAAAAAGGTTACGGTGCCAAAAATCATTCAGGTAACCAAGCGAAATGCTTCTTCCATGTTGAAGGCAGTTGGATTGGATGTTCAAAAGGTTACCTATATCGATCAACTTGGCAAGGACATGGTGTATTACACTAAATACAAGGGTAAGGACATTAAGCCGGGGGATAAACTTCCCAAAACTTCTAAAATAGAATTGATCTGTGGTAACGGCAATGTGCCTGGAGGAGCCATCATACAAGAAGATTTCGAATAA
- a CDS encoding PAS domain S-box protein has product MLLGPQIRSTSYLIKQLPTLTVFIDCDFRIIHASDKWLSTFGESSNAIFGRNLFEIFPDLSIKWQSVLKECFNGKSNPMGVQKFRDTFQKEKWYEWSNNCWYDEGENIIGAIIQIIDVTEAIENELELEKTKLQLKQQSEISKTGRWEYNIINDTVEWCETTKAIHEVNQDYVPKLDTSIQFYKEGYSRNAISMAIFEAQEKGTPWSLKLQIITASGKEKWVLAAGKPIYEKRKLIGFTGTFQDIDEQVLANIEIKKSEKLLRTLIDNLPLNVYVKDTNSKKVLVNKAECLYLGSKNESELLGKDNFDIYDYETAKKLTEQDIKVMSSLEPILGEEVVSLNKKGMETTFLTSKIPLLDERGKANGLIGISVDITNIKQKEKELRNLIDVTSLQNKKLINFAHIVSHNLRSHTANFSMLLDFLQHEENEEEKTKLLRMLNCASGSLLETIENLNEVLAINTNVNLEKKVINLHDKVNNVAQNLEEFITENNAHIINNIFEDRTLKVIPQYLDSILINFITNGIKYKHPNRQPKISLDLLQKENQSVLIIEDNGLGIDLKKYGNKLFGMYKTFHSHENARGMGLYITKNQIEAMGGKVEVESKVGVGTTFKIFFNEEN; this is encoded by the coding sequence ATGCTGCTAGGCCCTCAAATTAGATCTACTTCATATTTAATAAAGCAGTTACCAACACTAACTGTTTTTATTGATTGTGACTTTAGAATTATCCATGCTTCGGACAAATGGTTGTCTACATTTGGAGAAAGTAGTAACGCAATATTTGGACGAAACCTTTTTGAGATATTCCCGGATTTAAGTATTAAATGGCAATCAGTTCTGAAAGAATGTTTTAATGGGAAATCCAACCCCATGGGGGTACAGAAATTTAGGGATACCTTTCAAAAAGAAAAGTGGTACGAATGGTCCAATAACTGTTGGTACGATGAAGGCGAGAATATAATTGGGGCAATCATTCAAATCATAGATGTAACCGAAGCAATAGAAAATGAACTAGAGCTTGAAAAAACCAAACTACAGTTAAAGCAACAATCAGAGATTTCCAAAACTGGAAGATGGGAATATAATATTATAAATGATACCGTGGAATGGTGCGAAACTACCAAGGCCATCCATGAAGTAAATCAGGACTATGTTCCCAAATTGGATACCAGCATTCAATTTTATAAGGAAGGTTATAGCAGAAATGCCATTTCCATGGCGATTTTCGAGGCACAGGAAAAAGGAACACCTTGGAGTTTAAAACTACAGATCATTACGGCATCGGGAAAAGAAAAGTGGGTCCTGGCGGCCGGCAAACCTATTTACGAGAAGAGGAAACTAATTGGTTTTACAGGAACATTTCAGGACATCGATGAACAAGTTCTTGCCAATATCGAAATAAAAAAGAGTGAAAAGCTTTTAAGGACATTGATAGACAACCTGCCTTTGAATGTCTATGTAAAGGATACCAATTCTAAAAAAGTATTGGTCAATAAAGCCGAGTGCCTTTATTTGGGCTCCAAAAACGAATCAGAACTTCTAGGTAAGGACAATTTTGATATTTATGATTATGAGACCGCCAAAAAGTTAACGGAGCAGGATATAAAGGTAATGTCCAGTTTGGAACCAATATTGGGGGAAGAGGTAGTCAGCTTAAATAAAAAAGGAATGGAAACAACATTTCTTACTTCCAAAATTCCTTTACTCGACGAAAGGGGGAAAGCCAACGGCCTCATAGGTATCAGTGTCGATATCACCAACATAAAACAGAAGGAGAAAGAGTTACGAAACCTGATTGATGTTACTTCCCTACAAAATAAGAAGCTCATTAATTTTGCCCATATAGTCTCACATAACCTTCGTTCCCACACCGCTAATTTTTCTATGTTATTGGACTTTTTACAGCACGAGGAGAACGAAGAGGAGAAGACCAAATTGCTGAGGATGCTTAACTGTGCATCAGGAAGTCTATTGGAAACAATAGAAAATCTCAATGAAGTCCTCGCTATCAATACCAACGTCAATTTGGAAAAAAAAGTAATCAATCTACATGACAAGGTAAATAACGTAGCTCAAAATCTGGAAGAGTTTATCACCGAAAATAATGCCCACATTATAAATAACATTTTTGAAGACCGGACTTTAAAGGTCATACCACAATACCTTGACAGTATTTTGATAAACTTTATCACAAATGGAATAAAATATAAACATCCCAATAGACAACCCAAGATTTCGCTTGATCTATTACAAAAAGAAAATCAAAGTGTTTTGATAATTGAGGATAATGGCTTGGGAATCGATTTAAAGAAATACGGCAATAAGCTTTTTGGCATGTACAAAACCTTTCATTCCCACGAAAATGCCCGGGGAATGGGCCTTTACATCACAAAAAATCAAATTGAGGCCATGGGTGGTAAAGTTGAAGTTGAAAGTAAAGTTGGAGTAGGTACCACTTTTAAGATTTTTTTTAATGAGGAAAATTAG
- the yaaA gene encoding peroxide stress protein YaaA, giving the protein MKIVISPAKSLDFESTLPTDRFSQPEFLKQAETLNKVLVKKKPKVLSELMSISDNLAQLNWERNQMFSVPFTKENARPAIYAFNGDVYQGLDAYSITEDKLDNLQNTLRILSGLYGILKPLDLIQPYRLEMGTSLKVGRKKNLYEFWKKELTDHLNKELQEGELFVNLASNEYFSALDQKKLKVPVITPIFKDWKNDTLKVISFFAKKARGSMVRYILDSNASSLDDIKGFELDDYQFSQEHTLKENEPVFIR; this is encoded by the coding sequence ATGAAAATTGTAATATCTCCTGCAAAATCCCTTGATTTTGAAAGCACTCTGCCCACCGATAGATTTTCGCAACCCGAATTTTTAAAACAGGCCGAGACGCTTAACAAGGTCCTTGTCAAGAAAAAACCCAAGGTACTTTCAGAATTGATGTCCATTTCTGATAATCTGGCTCAATTGAATTGGGAACGCAACCAAATGTTCTCTGTTCCCTTTACCAAGGAAAATGCCAGACCGGCGATATATGCTTTCAATGGCGATGTATATCAAGGTCTGGATGCATATTCTATTACGGAAGATAAACTGGATAATCTGCAAAATACATTGCGCATCCTATCCGGACTCTACGGAATCCTTAAACCATTGGATTTGATACAGCCCTATAGACTGGAAATGGGTACGTCCTTAAAGGTAGGAAGGAAAAAAAACTTGTATGAATTCTGGAAAAAGGAGCTGACAGACCATCTTAACAAGGAATTGCAAGAAGGAGAGTTGTTCGTGAATTTGGCCAGCAACGAATATTTTAGCGCCCTTGACCAAAAGAAATTGAAAGTTCCTGTAATCACTCCGATATTTAAGGATTGGAAAAACGATACCTTAAAGGTCATAAGTTTTTTTGCCAAAAAGGCCCGTGGCTCCATGGTACGCTACATTTTGGATTCCAACGCATCAAGTTTGGACGATATCAAAGGATTTGAATTGGATGATTATCAGTTCAGTCAGGAACATACCCTTAAGGAAAACGAGCCCGTATTTATTCGGTAA
- a CDS encoding RluA family pseudouridine synthase, giving the protein MNLEQEDNDDLFEHYRFVASKGQDPLRVDKFLMNFVENATRNKIQQAAKDGHVWVNDAIVKSNYKVKAGDEVKVLFEHPPHEHLLVPENIPLDIDYEDDTLLVVNKPAGMVVHPGHGNYSATLINALIYHFENLPTNSSERPGLVHRIDKDTSGLLVIAKTEAAMTHLAKQFFDKTSEREYVALVWGNVEEDEGTIIGNIGRNPKNRLQMHVFPEGEDGKEAITHYKVLERLGYVTLVSCKLETGRTHQIRVHMKYIGHTLFNDERYGGDKILKGTTFTKYKQFVENAFKVLPRQALHAKTLGFIHPVSGHKMRFDSEMPQDMQSCIEKWRNYSLTGL; this is encoded by the coding sequence ATGAATTTGGAGCAAGAGGATAATGATGATCTTTTTGAACATTACAGATTTGTAGCCTCCAAGGGACAAGACCCTCTGAGGGTGGACAAATTTTTGATGAACTTCGTTGAAAATGCCACGCGTAACAAGATTCAGCAAGCTGCAAAAGATGGGCATGTTTGGGTAAACGATGCCATTGTCAAAAGTAACTACAAGGTCAAGGCAGGGGATGAGGTCAAGGTGCTTTTTGAACACCCGCCCCATGAACATTTATTGGTTCCGGAGAATATTCCATTGGACATCGACTATGAGGATGATACTCTTTTGGTAGTGAACAAGCCTGCGGGTATGGTGGTGCATCCTGGGCATGGAAATTATTCTGCCACACTGATAAATGCCTTGATCTATCATTTTGAAAATTTACCCACCAATAGTAGTGAACGGCCTGGTCTGGTCCATAGGATAGACAAGGATACTTCCGGACTGTTGGTAATTGCCAAGACGGAAGCGGCCATGACGCACTTGGCCAAACAGTTTTTTGATAAAACCTCTGAGCGGGAGTATGTTGCTTTGGTCTGGGGAAATGTTGAGGAGGATGAAGGTACTATCATCGGTAATATTGGGAGAAACCCCAAAAACCGACTTCAAATGCATGTTTTTCCGGAAGGGGAGGATGGAAAGGAAGCAATTACCCATTATAAAGTTTTGGAACGCCTGGGATATGTCACCTTGGTGTCCTGTAAATTGGAGACCGGCAGAACGCACCAAATAAGGGTACATATGAAGTACATAGGTCACACACTTTTTAATGACGAACGGTACGGAGGTGACAAAATTCTAAAAGGTACCACCTTTACAAAATACAAGCAGTTTGTTGAAAATGCTTTTAAGGTCTTGCCAAGACAGGCCTTACATGCCAAGACCCTAGGTTTTATCCACCCGGTATCAGGCCATAAAATGAGGTTCGATTCCGAAATGCCGCAGGATATGCAATCCTGTATAGAAAAGTGGCGGAATTACTCCCTAACCGGTTTATAG
- a CDS encoding phosphoenolpyruvate carboxylase, which translates to MQQSERLEEFKKSVENKFNVYNSLFLNLPYSNVENVGMLIPLLMDQSEKGLKNGLNPREILDMFFEKFVSLETEKDKIDFMFRVIQYVERQVVLYDSVEDAAFPKLHKHSSSLSLKDYFQLVERNGAWDQIGEKLDNFSARIVLTAHPTQFYTPAVLDIITNLRTLILEDRIDEIDVALQQLGLTSLINAKKPTPLDEAKNIIYTLRHVYYDAIGDLYSYIKGSTGSKKFENHNIVKLGFWPGGDRDGNPFVTADITKDVMNELRLNLMKCYYNDLKRLQYKLTFKAVQDPLNELRSNLYSAMFDSTKDVGYDEIINPLIQIREALIDKYNSLYLKDLDKFIDKVKIFKTHFATIDIRQDHSMHTKVMTEVLKHKNFIKEDLNELTEDELVRILLHENFQLSAKDFSEDIVKDTIANISQLKTIQEKNGEEGCNRYIISNSEDIFSILFVYGLFRWCGWANKKITFDIVPLFETMAGMDNSEATMQRLFGLKEYREHVANRGNKQTIMLGFSDGTKDGGYLKANWSILKTKETLSGVCENNGVAAIFFDGRGGPPARGGGKTHRFYAAQTSKVANNEIQLTIQGQTITSTYGTKEQFIYNSEQLLTAGLSNSILGKEILISDKSRALIEELSDLSFSKYDALKHHEKFMPYLENMSTLKYYTKANIGSRPGKRGNKAKLELSDLRAISFVGSWSQLKQNVPGYFGIGTALKKLEDEGRFDEAKKLYEEVPFFQALMMNSMMSLSKCYFELTSYMKEDKEYGAFWEILLQEFELSKKMLLQLSGMEVLMQKEAISRESIKIREDIVLPLLVIQQYALQKISQGTEHKELYEKIVTRSLYGNINASRNSA; encoded by the coding sequence ATGCAGCAATCAGAAAGATTGGAAGAATTTAAAAAATCCGTTGAAAATAAATTTAATGTATACAATAGTCTGTTCCTAAATTTACCTTACAGTAATGTAGAAAACGTGGGTATGTTAATTCCTCTTCTTATGGACCAGTCTGAAAAGGGTCTAAAGAATGGCTTAAACCCACGGGAAATTTTGGACATGTTCTTTGAAAAGTTCGTTAGCCTTGAAACGGAAAAGGATAAGATAGACTTTATGTTCCGCGTGATTCAATATGTAGAGCGACAAGTAGTATTGTACGATAGTGTGGAGGATGCCGCGTTTCCAAAATTACATAAACATTCCAGTTCGTTGTCCCTTAAGGATTATTTTCAATTGGTGGAGCGTAACGGTGCCTGGGACCAAATTGGTGAAAAGCTCGATAATTTCAGCGCAAGGATCGTATTAACGGCGCATCCCACTCAATTTTATACGCCTGCCGTTCTTGATATCATTACCAATTTACGAACGCTAATTCTTGAAGACCGCATAGACGAGATCGACGTGGCCCTCCAGCAATTGGGGCTTACCTCCTTAATAAACGCCAAAAAACCTACCCCTTTGGATGAGGCCAAGAACATTATTTACACTTTAAGACATGTGTATTATGATGCCATAGGTGACCTGTACTCATACATTAAGGGTAGTACCGGATCCAAAAAATTTGAAAATCATAACATTGTAAAACTTGGATTTTGGCCTGGGGGCGATCGGGATGGGAATCCATTTGTAACCGCGGACATTACCAAAGATGTTATGAACGAGCTACGCTTAAACTTGATGAAGTGTTATTATAATGACCTTAAGCGGCTACAGTACAAATTGACCTTTAAGGCCGTTCAAGATCCCTTGAACGAATTACGTTCCAATCTATATTCAGCAATGTTCGACAGTACCAAGGATGTTGGGTACGATGAAATCATAAATCCATTGATACAGATACGCGAGGCCTTGATCGATAAATACAATAGCCTGTACTTGAAGGATTTGGATAAATTCATTGACAAGGTGAAAATCTTCAAGACGCATTTTGCAACGATCGATATCCGTCAGGATCATAGCATGCACACCAAAGTCATGACCGAAGTTCTTAAGCATAAGAACTTCATAAAGGAGGATTTGAACGAGTTGACCGAAGATGAACTGGTCAGGATTTTATTGCACGAAAATTTTCAACTATCAGCCAAGGATTTTTCAGAGGATATTGTAAAGGATACCATTGCCAATATTTCGCAATTGAAAACAATCCAGGAAAAAAACGGTGAGGAAGGCTGTAACAGATACATCATCAGTAACTCAGAGGATATATTTAGTATCCTTTTTGTATACGGACTGTTTAGGTGGTGTGGTTGGGCCAATAAAAAAATAACTTTTGATATCGTGCCCTTGTTCGAGACCATGGCGGGCATGGACAATTCTGAAGCCACCATGCAGAGGTTGTTCGGTTTAAAGGAGTACAGGGAACATGTTGCCAACAGGGGCAATAAGCAGACCATTATGCTCGGTTTTTCTGATGGAACCAAGGATGGTGGATATTTGAAGGCAAATTGGTCCATTTTAAAGACCAAGGAAACCCTTTCCGGCGTTTGCGAAAATAACGGGGTTGCTGCCATATTCTTTGATGGTAGGGGAGGACCACCGGCAAGGGGAGGCGGTAAGACACATCGTTTTTACGCCGCTCAGACCAGCAAGGTGGCCAATAATGAGATACAATTGACCATTCAAGGGCAGACCATTACAAGCACCTACGGTACAAAGGAGCAATTTATATATAATAGTGAGCAATTGTTGACTGCCGGACTTTCTAACTCTATATTAGGGAAGGAAATATTAATCTCCGATAAGTCCAGGGCCTTGATAGAGGAACTCTCCGATCTAAGTTTCTCTAAATATGATGCCCTAAAACATCATGAGAAATTCATGCCCTACCTGGAGAACATGAGTACCTTGAAGTACTACACCAAGGCGAATATTGGCAGTAGACCTGGCAAAAGGGGAAATAAGGCAAAACTTGAATTGTCAGATCTGAGGGCGATCTCCTTTGTGGGTTCTTGGAGCCAACTTAAACAAAACGTCCCTGGGTATTTTGGTATTGGTACGGCACTTAAAAAGTTGGAGGATGAAGGCCGATTCGATGAGGCCAAAAAACTTTATGAAGAGGTTCCGTTTTTTCAGGCTTTGATGATGAATAGCATGATGAGTCTCTCCAAGTGTTATTTTGAGCTTACAAGCTACATGAAGGAGGATAAAGAGTACGGGGCTTTTTGGGAGATTCTACTACAAGAATTTGAACTTTCCAAAAAGATGCTCTTACAATTATCAGGAATGGAAGTATTAATGCAAAAGGAAGCTATTTCGAGGGAGTCCATAAAAATACGGGAAGATATTGTGTTGCCCTTGTTGGTCATCCAGCAATATGCATTGCAAAAAATAAGCCAGGGGACTGAACACAAAGAACTGTACGAGAAAATTGTTACCCGTTCACTCTACGGAAACATCAACGCAAGTAGAAATTCGGCATAA
- a CDS encoding uracil-DNA glycosylase family protein: MFLHTHPYNPFLFKGVTKLIVGTLPPPRFTTGALKEGDVNFCYGSRDGQLWPILNEIFKLELLFETSEKAIAQRKEFLMQKKIGICDIVASAEREKVDASDLGMQNIKLRNLLYYLEKYPSVKTLLFTGGNSKNGPEYFFRRHLKEHGLRLTVKSDQVPRIHEFVHPKTELSITTVSLIAPSGAANRAVGSIPEYQKLKTADPNFSTVDYRVMQYAKYF, translated from the coding sequence TTGTTCTTGCACACCCATCCTTATAATCCGTTTCTTTTTAAAGGCGTTACAAAACTGATCGTAGGTACCCTGCCACCGCCTAGATTCACTACAGGAGCCTTAAAAGAGGGAGATGTAAATTTTTGTTATGGCAGTAGGGACGGCCAATTATGGCCCATTTTGAACGAAATTTTTAAGTTGGAACTGCTCTTTGAAACTTCTGAGAAGGCCATTGCGCAGCGAAAGGAATTTTTGATGCAAAAGAAGATTGGAATCTGTGATATTGTTGCTTCCGCGGAACGGGAAAAGGTGGATGCCTCGGATTTGGGAATGCAAAATATCAAACTACGTAACCTACTCTATTATTTGGAGAAATATCCTTCGGTAAAAACGCTATTGTTCACCGGGGGAAATAGCAAGAACGGTCCTGAGTATTTTTTTAGAAGACATCTAAAGGAACATGGATTGCGATTAACCGTGAAGTCCGATCAAGTTCCCAGGATACATGAATTTGTTCACCCAAAAACAGAACTAAGCATTACGACCGTGTCCTTGATCGCACCATCTGGGGCGGCAAACCGGGCAGTTGGGAGCATTCCTGAATACCAAAAACTTAAAACGGCGGACCCCAATTTTAGTACAGTGGATTATAGGGTCATGCAGTACGCCAAGTACTTCTAA
- a CDS encoding D-alanine--D-alanine ligase — protein MKKNIAIIMGGFSSEYNISLKSGKVVFDYLDKEKFNCFPIHISKTKWVFVDGHENETPVNRHDFSIEINGKKINFDCVFNAIHGSPGENGLLQAYFELLKIPQTSCDFYQAALTFNKRDLLSVLKPYGIKTATSFFLNKGDEVNEAEIIEKVKLPCFVKANKSGSSYGISKVYQREDLKTAIELAYKEDDEIIIEGFLDGTEVSVGVITYQGKTKVLPITEIVSENDFFDYEAKYEGKSQEITPARISKRQEENVSALAKKIYEVLKMKGFSRSEFIFVGDEPFLLEVNTTPGLTKESILPKQAQQAGISLGSLFENAIYEVLT, from the coding sequence ATGAAGAAAAATATAGCGATCATAATGGGGGGCTTTTCCAGCGAGTACAATATTTCATTGAAAAGCGGTAAGGTAGTCTTTGATTATTTGGACAAGGAAAAGTTCAACTGTTTTCCAATTCATATTTCCAAGACAAAGTGGGTGTTTGTAGATGGGCACGAAAATGAGACCCCTGTAAACAGACATGATTTTTCCATAGAAATCAACGGTAAGAAAATCAACTTTGATTGTGTTTTTAACGCTATTCACGGATCTCCGGGGGAAAATGGGCTATTACAGGCCTATTTTGAATTATTGAAGATTCCCCAGACTTCATGCGATTTTTATCAAGCAGCACTAACATTTAATAAAAGGGATTTGTTGAGTGTTTTAAAACCTTACGGGATTAAAACGGCAACTTCGTTTTTCTTAAACAAGGGAGATGAAGTCAATGAAGCGGAAATTATAGAAAAAGTTAAACTTCCCTGTTTTGTAAAGGCCAATAAATCTGGAAGCAGTTATGGTATTTCTAAAGTATACCAAAGGGAAGACCTTAAAACAGCTATCGAATTGGCCTACAAGGAAGATGATGAGATAATTATTGAAGGATTTTTGGACGGAACAGAAGTTTCCGTTGGTGTCATCACCTACCAGGGAAAAACAAAAGTTCTACCTATAACAGAAATTGTTTCAGAAAATGATTTTTTTGATTATGAGGCAAAATATGAAGGAAAGTCGCAAGAAATTACCCCTGCAAGAATTTCAAAAAGACAAGAAGAAAATGTGAGCGCTTTGGCTAAGAAAATTTATGAGGTCTTAAAAATGAAAGGTTTCTCCAGAAGCGAATTCATCTTCGTTGGCGATGAGCCCTTCCTTTTGGAAGTAAATACGACCCCAGGATTGACCAAAGAAAGTATATTACCAAAACAAGCACAACAGGCCGGTATAAGTCTTGGCTCCCTTTTTGAAAATGCCATATATGAAGTTCTGACTTAA
- a CDS encoding 30S ribosomal protein THX produces MGKGDKKTKRGKITNNSYGARRPRKIKRKLTVEEKVKVGKKK; encoded by the coding sequence ATGGGAAAAGGGGACAAAAAAACAAAGCGCGGTAAAATTACCAATAACTCCTATGGGGCCAGAAGGCCTAGAAAAATAAAACGAAAACTTACTGTTGAGGAGAAAGTAAAAGTCGGGAAGAAAAAATAG
- the coaD gene encoding pantetheine-phosphate adenylyltransferase, whose amino-acid sequence MRRAIFPGSFDPLTLGHHDIIMRGITLFDELIIAIGKNAEKKYMFTLDERMSFIKKAFAKEPKIKVLTYEGLTVDFCKKVNANYILRGLRNPADFEFEKAIAHTNRKLSEIETVFLLTSSGKSYISSSIVRDVIRNGGDYTGLVPESVRVSH is encoded by the coding sequence ATGAGGCGAGCCATCTTCCCAGGATCCTTTGATCCCCTTACCCTAGGTCATCATGACATTATCATGCGCGGTATTACCCTATTCGATGAACTTATTATAGCCATTGGGAAAAACGCCGAAAAAAAATATATGTTCACGCTAGACGAACGAATGTCGTTCATCAAAAAGGCCTTCGCCAAAGAACCTAAAATTAAGGTCCTTACCTATGAAGGACTAACGGTGGATTTTTGCAAGAAAGTCAACGCCAATTATATTTTAAGAGGCCTTAGGAACCCGGCAGATTTTGAATTTGAAAAGGCCATTGCCCACACCAATCGTAAACTTTCTGAAATAGAAACCGTTTTTCTGCTCACATCCTCAGGAAAGTCTTACATAAGTTCTTCCATTGTAAGGGACGTCATTAGAAATGGTGGGGATTATACAGGGCTTGTACCAGAATCTGTAAGAGTCTCGCACTAA